From a single Parambassis ranga chromosome 2, fParRan2.1, whole genome shotgun sequence genomic region:
- the LOC114431644 gene encoding uncharacterized protein LOC114431644 → MLGFVEKQKKNTGSEQEEKKRRKKLVDEMLHSIFFWDKSTNPPLEEIIPDVKIHNALKNEYPRPFEFCTSQRPKRTPIFYVLDMTVEQEKPENEEKINKTEGSRPTSENKCSGVLHQESSQESNSCNKYYGVSISTTGAQAGRIVVAASCFSAWDDDVARAVMTYYPNKDKRTYFDATITLPKTVRCEAFSIRMERNEEMMPCRPCANLFGLRTSDETEWAYGNCAEAESVSNLLKNEAKENHKQKYNHLQMQI, encoded by the exons ATGCTTGGATTCGTtgagaagcagaaaaagaaTACAGGAAGCgaacaggaagagaagaaaagaaggaaaaagttGGTGGATGAG ATGCTTCATAGCATCTTCTTCTGGGACAAATCCACTAACCCTCCACTAGAGGAGATTATCCCTGATGTTAAGATACATAATGCCTTGAAGAACGAATATCCCAGGCCTTTTGAATTCTGCACGTCACAACGTCCAAAGAGGACTCCAATCTTCTATGTGCTAGACATG ACTGTCGAGCAAGAAAAGCCAGAGAatgaagagaaaataaataagaCTGAAGGGTCTCGTCCAACCTCTGAAAACAAATGTTCTGGTGTCCTCCACCAGGAGTCCTCTCAGGAGTCTAATTCATGTAACAAGTACTATGGTGTCTCCATATCAACCACTGGTGCTCAGGCTGGACGTATTGTGgttgctgcttcctgttttagtgCCTGGGATGATGATGTAGCCAGAGCAGTGATGACCTACTATCCAAACAAGGACAAGAGGACCTACTTTGATGCTACCATTACATTACCTAAGACAGTCAGGTGTGAAGCATTCAGTATCAGGATGGAGAGGAATGAGGAAATGATGCCTTGCAGACCATGTGCAAATTTGTTTGGTTTGAGAACATCTGATGAAACAGAGTGGGCCTATGGCAACTGTGCTGAAGCTGAGAGTGTGAGCAACTTGCTAAAAAATGAGGCAAAAGAAAATCACAAACAGAAGTACAACCATTTACAGATGCAAATTTGA